One Misgurnus anguillicaudatus chromosome 19, ASM2758022v2, whole genome shotgun sequence genomic region harbors:
- the LOC129422036 gene encoding cytochrome P450 2K1-like: MALVETLFLNVSSTGALLAALLLLLVIYFCFRSPEDDQEPPGPKPLPLVGNLHILDLKQLHVSLLNLSKKYGSVFKIHLGPKKIVVLAGYKTVKQALVNQADEFGERDITPIFHDINKGYGIGFTNGDRWKTMRRFALSTLRDFGMGKKLSEEKIIQETRYLREVFENFKGNPFDTTQPVNYAVSNIISAIVYGNRFEYDDPKFNEMVDRANQFILMTGSASIQIYNMFPVLGPWLKTWRLLMESLESNHAEMQVLVDRLRETFNPLDCRGLVDAFLIQKQSLEKSGENDSQFNDLNLLMTVSNLFGAGTDTTGTTLRWSLLLMAKYPHIQDRVHEEIDRVLDGREPVTEDRKNLPYTDAVIHEIQRLANLVPLNLPHQTSCDVNFNGYLIKKGTCVLPLLTSVLRDESEWETPDTFNPEHFLNENGQLIKRDAFMPFSAGRRICLGEGLARMELFLFFTSLLQCFHFTPPPGVSEDELDLTPVVGLVLNPSPHKLCAVSRAEKQKAK, from the exons ATGGCTTTAGTGGAAACACTTTTCCTGAATGTCTCCAGCACAGGAGCTTTACTCGCTGCTCTTCTGCTGCTTTTGGTTATTTATTTCTGCTTCAGGTCTCCAGAAGATGACCAAGAACCTCCAGGACCCAAACCACTGCCACTCGTGGGAAACCTGCACATTCTGGACCTTAAACAACTTCATGTGAGCCTCTTGAAT TTATCAAAGAAATATGGGTCAGTGTTCAAAATTCatcttggacccaaaaagattGTGGTTTTGGCCGGATACAAGACGGTTAAACAAGCACTGGTGAACCAGGCTGACGAATTCGGGGAAAGAGACATAACACCCATATTCCACGACATCAATAAAGGATACG GAATCGGCTTTACGAATGGTGATAGGTGGAAAACCATGAGAAGATTTGCTCTCTCAACTCTTCGAGACTTTGGGATGGGAAAGAAACTGAGCGAAGAGAAAATTATTCAGGAGACGCGATATCTGCGAGAAGTGTTTGAGAACTTCAAAG GAAATCCTTTTGATACAACCCAGCCAGTAAATTATGCGGTTTCTAACATCATCTCAGCTATTGTGTATGGAAATCGGTTTGAATATGATGACCCAAAGTTTAACGAAATGGTTGACAGGGCAAACCAGTTCATCCTCATGACCGGCTCTGCTTCCATACAG ATTTACAACATGTTTCCAGTGCTTGGGCCATGGCTGAAGACCTGGAGACTCCTAATGGAAAGTTTGGAAAGCAACCATGCTGAAATGCAGGTGCTGGTGGATCGCTTACGGGAGACCTTTAACCCTCTCGACTGCAGAGGATTAGTTGATGCCTTCCTCATCCAAAAACAAAGCTTAGAG aAATCTGGAGAAAATGATTCACAATTTAATGATCTGAACCTGCTCATGACTGTGTCCAACCTGTTTGGTGCCGGTACTGACACCACCGGCACAACGCTACGCTGGAGTTTACTGCTCATGGCCAAATATCCTCACATACAAG ATCGGGTTCATGAGGAAATTGACAGGGTGCTTGATGGACGTGAACCGGTTACAGAGGACAGGAAGAATTTACCTTACACAGACGCTGTGATCCATGAAATCCAGAGACTGGCGAATTTAGTGCCCTTGAACCTGCCACATCAAACCAGCTGTGATGTGAACTTCAATGGATATCTCATCAAGAAG GGGACGTGTGTTCTTCCACTGCTGACGTCTGTTTTGAGAGATGAGAGCGAGTGGGAGACGCCCGACACTTTCAACCCTGAACACTTCCTCAATGAGAACGGTCAGCTGATCAAACGTGACGCCTTCATGCCCTTCTCTGCAG GTCGCAGGATTTGTTTAGGAGAGGGTTTGGCCAGGATGGAGCTCTTTCTGTTCTTCACTTCTCTTCTTCAGTGTTTTCACTTCACTCCTCCACCTGGAGTCTCTGAAGATGAATTGGATCTCACACCAGTTGTGGGTCTCGTCTTGAACCCCTCACCTCACAAACTGTGTGCAGTCAGTAGGGCAGAAAAACAAAAGGCAAAATAA
- the LOC141351190 gene encoding cytochrome P450 2K1-like isoform X1, with protein sequence MRRFALSTLRDFGMGKKLSEEKIIQETRYLREVFETFKGNPFDTNQPVNYAVSNIISAIVYGNRFEYDDPKFNEMVDRANQFILMLGSASIQIYNMFPVLRPWLKTWRLLMECLEKYHAEIQVLVDRLRETFNPLDCRGLVDAFFIQKQSLEKSGENNSQFNDLNLLMIVSNLFAAGTDTTGTTLLWGLLLMAKYPHIQDRVHEEIDRVLDGREPVTEDRKNLPYTDAVIHEIQRLANLVPLNLPHQTSCDVNFNGYLIKKGTCVLPLLTSVLRDESEWETPDTFNPEHFLNENGQLIKHDAFMPFSAGRRICLGEGLARMELFLFFTSLLQCFHFTPPPGVSEDELDLTPVVGLVLNPSPHKLCAVSRVEKQKAK encoded by the exons ATGAGAAGATTTGCTCTCTCAACTCTTCGAGACTTTGGGATGGGAAAGAAACTGAGCGAAGAGAAAATTATTCAGGAGACGCGATATCTGCGAGAAGTGTTTGAGACCTTCAAAG GAAATCCTTTTGATACAAACCAGCCAGTAAATTATGCCGTTTCTAACATCATCTCAGCTATTGTTTATGGAAATCGGTTCGAATATGATGATCCAAAGTTTAACGAAATGGTTGACAGGGCAAACCAGTTCATCCTCATGCTGGGCTCTGCTTCCATACAG ATCTATAACATGTTTCCAGTGCTTAGACCGTGGCTGAAGACCTGGAGACTGCTAATGGAATGTTTGGAGAAATACCATGCTGAAATACAGGTGCTGGTGGATCGCTTGCGGGAGACCTTTAACCCTCTCGACTGCAGAGGATTAGTTGATGCTTTCTTCATCCAAAAACAAAGCTTAGAG aAATCTGGAGAAAATAATTCCCAATTTAATGATCTGAACCTGCTCATGATTGTGTCAAACCTGTTTGCTGCTGGTACTGACACCACCGGCACAACGCTACTCTGGGGTTTACTGCTCATGGCTAAATATCCTCACATACAAG ATCGGGTTCATGAGGAAATTGACAGGGTGCTTGACGGACGTGAACCGGTTACAGAGGACAGGAAGAATTTACCTTACACAGACGCTGTGATCCATGAAATCCAGAGACTGGCGAATTTAGTGCCCTTGAACCTGCCACATCAAACCAGCTGTGATGTGAACTTCAATGGATATCTCATCAAGAAG GGGACATGTGTTCTGCCTCTGCTGACGTCTGTTTTGAGAGATGAGAGCGAGTGGGAGACACCCGACACTTTCAACCCTGAACACTTCCTCAATGAGAACGGTCAGCTGATCAAACATGATGCCTTCATGCCCTTCTCTGCAG GTCGCAGGATTTGTTTAGGAGAGGGTTTGGCCAGGATGGAGCTCTTTCTGTTCTTCACTTCTCTTCTTCAATGTTTTCACTTCACTCCTCCACCTGGAGTCTCTGAAGATGAATTGGATCTCACACCAGTTGTGGGTCTCGTCTTGAATCCCTCACCACACAAACTGTGTGCAGTCAGTAGGGTAGAAAAACAAAAGGCAAAATAA
- the LOC129425948 gene encoding cytochrome P450 2K1-like has protein sequence MALVETLLLNVSSTGALLVALLLLLVIYFCFRSPEDDQEPPGPKPLPLVGNLHILDLKQLHLSLLNLSKKYGSVFKIHLGPKKIVVLAGYKTVKQALVNQADEFGERDITPIFQDISKGHGIAFTNGDRWKTMRRFALSTLRDFGMGKKLSEEKIIQETRYLREVFETFQGNPFDTNQPVNYAVSNIISAIVCGNRFEYDDPKFNEMVDRANQIIHMSGSAAIQIYNMFPVLRPLLKTWRLLMESLDKYYAEMQVLVDRLRETFNPLDCRGLVDAFLIQKQSLEKSGENDSQFNDLNLLMTVSNLFAAGTDTTGTTLRWGLLLMAKYPQIQDRVHEEIDRVLDGREPVTEDRKNLPYTDAVIHEIQRLVNLVPLNLPHQTSCDVNFNGYLIKKGTCVLPLLTSVLRDESEWETPDTFNPEHFLNENGQLIKRDAFMPFSAGRRICLGEGLARMELFLFFTSLLQCFHFTPPPGVSEDELDLTPVVGFVLNPSPHKLCAVSRVEKRKITS, from the exons ATGGCTTTAGTGGAAACACTTCTCCTGAATGTCTCCAGCACAGGAGCTTTACTCGTTGCTCTTCTGCTGCTTTTGGTTATTTATTTCTGCTTCAGGTCTCCAGAAGATGACCAAGAACCTCCAGGACCCAAACCACTGCCACTCGTGGGAAACCTGCACATTCTGGACCTTAAACAACTTCATTTGAGCCTGTTGAAT TTATCAAAGAAATATGGGTCAGTGTTCAAAATTCatcttggacccaaaaagattGTGGTTTTGGCCGGATACAAGACGGTTAAACAAGCACTGGTGAACCAGGCTGACGAATTCGGGGAAAGAGACATAACACCCATATTCCAAGACATCAGTAAAGGACACG GAATTGCCTTTACAAATGGTGATAGGTGGAAAACCATGAGAAGATTTGCTCTTTCAACTCTTCGAGACTTTGGGATGGGAAAGAAACTGAGCGAAGAGAAAATTATTCAGGAGACGCGATATCTGCGGGAAGTGTTTGAGACCTTCCAAG GAAATCCTTTTGATACAAACCAGCCAGTAAATTATGCCGTTTCTAACATCATCTCAGCTATTGTTTGTGGAAATCGGTTCGAATATGATGACCCAAAGTTTAACGAAATGGTTGACAGGGCAAACCAGATCATCCACATGAGCGGCTCTGCTGCCATACAG ATCTACAACATGTTTCCAGTGCTTAGACCGTTGCTGAAGACCTGGAGACTGCTTATGGAAAGTTTGGATAAATACTATGCTGAAATGCAGGTGCTGGTGGATCGCTTACGGGAGACATTTAACCCTCTCGACTGCAGAGGATTAGTTGATGCCTTCCTCATCCAAAAACAAAGCTTAGAG aAATCTGGAGAAAATGATTCGCAATTTAATGATCTGAACCTGCTCATGACTGTGTCCAACCTGTTTGCTGCCGGTACTGACACCACCGGTACAACGCTACGCTGGGGTTTACTGCTCATGGCCAAATATCCTCAAATACAAG ATCGTGTTCATGAGGAAATTGATAGGGTGCTTGACGGACGTGAACCAGTTACAGAGGACAGGAAGAATTTACCTTACACAGACGCTGTGATCCATGAAATCCAGAGACTGGTGAATTTAGTGCCCTTGAATCTGCCACATCAAACCAGCTGTGATGTGAACTTCAATGGATATCTCATCAAGAAG GGGACGTGTGTTCTGCCACTGCTGACGTCTGTTTTGAGAGATGAGAGCGAGTGGGAGACGCCCGACACTTTCAACCCTGAACACTTCCTCAATGAGAACGGTCAGCTGATCAAACGTGACGCCTTCATGCCCTTCTCTGCAG GTCGCAGGATTTGTTTAGGAGAGGGTTTGGCCAGGATGGAGCTCTTTCTGTTCTTCACTTCTCTTCTTCAGTGTTTTCACTTCACTCCTCCACCTGGAGTCTCTGAAGATGAATTGGATCTCACACCAGTTGTGGGTTTCGTCTTGAACCCCTCACCACACAAACTCTGTGCAGTCAGTAGGGTAGAAAAACGCAAAATAACTAGTTAA